The Haloarcula litorea genome contains the following window.
ACGCGCTCCGCCAGCATGGATTCACAGTCGAATTCGAAGCGCTCCGGCCAGAAACGTTTCTGGTAACGGCATCAGCCGAATAAGTGAAAGAACACCCGAACGGCACGTGAGCACCAGATTGACCTGTAGCGGCGGAGACGTGGCTGAGAATCATCCTCTCCGGTGTGAAGGGCCGGTCGCGGACTCGAACGAACTCAGAAGACCATTATCAGTTGCATACGAATGGAGAATATGACCGGTGACGTTGGAGTCCATCTGGACTCGACGCTATTCCTGATTCACAACCCATCGAGATACTACACATCGAGGACGACCCAAGCTTCGCTGATCTTGTCGCGACCTTCCTCGAGCGCGAGCAAGACGCGTTTACCGTTCGCACCGAGACCGACCCCCGTGACGCACTTGCGATTCTCGAAGCAGATACCTGTTCAGTGGACTGTATCGTGAGCGATTATGATATGCCGGGTTTGGACGGTTTGGCCGTCTTAGAACGAGTGAGGGAGACCCACCCTGAAATTCCGTTTATCCTCTTTACCGGGAAAGGAAGCGAGGAGATAGCCAGCGAAGCCATCACAGCCGGTGTCACCGACTATCTCCAGAAAGCCGGCGGCACGGAACAGTACAGCGTTCTCGCCAACCGCATCCAGAACGCGGTCGGTGGGTATCGGGCTGAACGATACATGAACCGTGGTCTTGAAGCCATCGAGACCGCCCAAGACGGGATCAGCATTCTCAACGAAGACGGCTACATCGAGTACGCGAACACCGCCTGTGCAGAGATACTCGGCTACACCCGTGAGGAGCTCATCGGTCTCCACTGGGAGACGTTCTATCACGACGACGATATCGATGCCGTCTACGACGTACTCCTCCCAGAAGCACGCGACGGCCGCTGGCACGGAACCACGACGTTCGTCCGAAAGAACGGGAGCGAACTCGACATCGAACATACCCTCTCGTACACAGAGGACGGCTCACTCATCTGCACGCTCAGTCCACAGGCAACGGTTGACGCCGGCGAGTCAAAGCTGTCTGCAAAAGAGCAAGCGATGGACGAAGCGCCCATCGGAATTCTCCTAACCGACCCTCACCAGGAGGATAATCCGATCATCTACGCAAACGACGAATTCACCGACCTGACCGGCTACGGGAAACGAGAGATAATCGGCCGGAACTGCCGATTTCTCCAAGGCGAAGCGACTGAAGACGAACCTGTCCAAACCCTCCGGACTGCGATCGACAGTCGGGAATCGGCGACCGTCGAGTTACGAAACTACCGGAAAGATGGAACTGAGTTCTGGAACCGCGTCCGTGTCGCCCCGCTGTTCGACGACGATGGAGAGTTGGATCTCTTTGTCGGGTTCCAAGATGACGTCACGGACCGCAAACAGTACGAACAGCAGTTACAGTCCCATAGCGCACGACTAGAGGCGCTGTTTGAGCATTCGCCGGATATGTTTGCAGTCCACGACATCGACGGTGTGATTCGGGATGTTAACCAGCGGCTGTGTGACGAACTCGGCTATACCGAATCAGAACTTCTGGGACGGAAGGTCTGGGACATCGATCCAACAGCCGACCCGGAGCGAGCGTCATCGTTCTGGAAGAAACTCCCACCGAATACTCCACACCGATTTGAAGGCCAACTCGAGCGCAAAGACGGGTCGGCGTTCCCCATCGAGGTCCATCTCATCCGGCTCAATTTGGAGGGGAAAGACCGATTCGTGGCGATGGACCGCGACATCAGCGACCAGAAGCGACGCGAACGCGAACTCGTCCAACAGAACGAGCGGCTTGACCGGTTCACGAGTGTCGTGAGCCACGACTTGCGCAACCCGCTGCAAGTCGCGGAGGGACGTCTCGAGTTACTGCGTGAGGACTGCGACAGCGATCACATCGACGATATCGACCACGCTGGACCGGATGGATTCACTCATCGAGGACTTGCTGACACTCGCTCAAACTGGCGAGGAAGCGATGACACTTGAGTCCATCCAGTTATCGAATCTTGTTGAAACCATCTGGGAGACAGTATCTGCTACTGATGCGATATTAAGGGTTGAAACCGAACGGACCGTCGAGGCCGACCGCGATCAACTCCGGCAGCTCCTAACTAACCTCCTTCGGAACTCGGTCGAGCACGGCGGGCCAGCCGTGACAGTAACAGTCGGAGACACAGCGAACGGGTTCTATGTCGCCGACGACGGAGCCGGCCTTCCTGAGGCCGCGGGAGAAGACGTGTTTGACGCTGGATATACGACAGCCGACAACGGGACAGGGTTCGGCCTCAGCATCGTCGAGGAAGTCGCTAGCAGGCACGGCTGGACAGTCACAGCCTCTAACGGCGCTTGCGGGGGTGCGCGGTTCGAGATTTCAACCGAGTGAAAACCAGACCGTACTCGGCGTAACCTCGGCTTTCAGAAGTTCCTCAAGAAGCCCTATAGTTATATGTCATTCGCCGGTACAGATATGTTTATATGCCACCCATGCGCCGCCGGTTCCTCGGACAGATAGGCCGCGCTGGCGGGGTGGCCGTTACCGGCATACTCAGTGGGTGCGCCAAGAGTGAACAACCCGAATCAGAATCAGTAACCGTTCGGATCGGGTCGAAGCCGTTCACTGAGCAGAAGATTCTCAGCTACCTCGCCTACGAACGGCTACGGAGAATCGATTGGATTCGTGCCGTCGATGAAATCGGGGCAGGAAACTCGCTATCGAACTGGGAGGCAACAGCATCGGGGGATCAACACCTGTACTGGGAGTACACGGGTACGGCATGGCTGCAGCTCCCGCCTCGCCACGATAGACGGATCACCGACCCCGAGTCACTCTTTGAGCGGGTCCAAGCGGACGCTGATTCCCAGCGACTCCAGTTGGCTGACCCGGCACCGTTCTCGAACGAGTACGTCATCGCTGCCGACGCTCGATGGGCGGAACAGACCGAGATTTCGACCATCAGCGATTTGGCAGCCCATATCCGAAACGGTGGTGATACGCCTGGTGTCGCCGTCAACGAGGAATTCTTTCATCGGCAGGACGGATGGCGTGGACTCGCTTCATATTATGAAATCGAGACTGCGAACGGCGAGCCAATCCAGACCGAACCGTTCATTGTCACGTCGATCGGGCTGACGTACGAACTACTCGAACAGGGTCGCGTGCAGATTACGAGTGGTTTTGCGACTGATCCGCAGCTCAACCGGTCGACAGTTACAGTCCTCGAGGACGACCGCGACTACTTCCTCCCCTACCAACCGGCCCCGACAGCGTATGCTCCGCTCATCGACGAACATCCGGAGGTATTCGAGATTCTCTCCCCTGTTGGTTCAGCACTCGATAAGTCGATAATGCGGAACCTCAACAGCCGGGTCCTCCTCGATGGAGAGCATCCGTTCGCGGTCGCAACACAGTTTTTAGAGGGCGAGGTGCTCGACGATGCGTAGATACCTGTCCTCCCTCCCCGTTCTGGGAACGATCATCGCTGTTGTGCGGTCGTCGTTCCGACGGAAACTTACTACGGCGCTCCTCGTCGTCTTCCTAATCATCAGTATCGGCACAGTCGGACTATATGTACAGGTGGGGGGATTGTTGGAGGACAACGTCGAACAGTCGATGACCGCGGCTGCCGAGACCGAAGCGGACGAATTGCGAGAATGGTGTGGCAAGAACCGACTCGTCGCTCAGCTCCTCTCCGAACATCCGGTCTTCGAGGATGGCGACCACACCGAGGTTCGGGAGTATTTACAGGCACAGCAAGGGGACAGATCTGATACCGAGATCGTTCGGGCATACGTAATTGATCGGCGGAATCAGACTGTTTCGGTCAGTTCAGATGGAGAAATGGGGGGACAACCCATCGAAGAACTCGGCTGGACTGAACGGTTCGCCTTCCAGGATTTCGATGACGTGCAGGTGACTGACCCGTATGCAGTACAAAACGAGACGGTTATCGGGTTTATTTCCCCAATTCGTCGGACCCCGGAGCAGTTACTTGTCGTCGAAATCGACACCGCGACTATCTTCGATCGCTTCGAACATCCCGTCGACGGCGGCTTTACGCGAGTGGTCAATTCCAACGGGACGGTCGTGTTCAGTGATGATGCAGCCGCGACGCTCACCCAATACCGCGATGGAAATCGTCGTGCACCGGCAGTCAGCAGTGGCCTGCGGGGGGACTCTGGGTTTACCGAATCACCAGCCTACGAGACCCAGCCTGAGACAGAGGGAGAGTACGTCGCAGCGTATGCTGCGGTTCCGAACACCGACTGGGTCGTCATCGAACACGCACCAGCCAGTGAAGCGTACGTCATAACCCAGCAAGCCCTTCGATGGATCGGTGGAATTGCAGCGTTCACTCTGCTTGCGCTCGTGGGTGTCGTCGGCGTTCTCGGCCGAGATGTGACCGGCGCGCTCTCTCGGCTAACCGACCGGGCAGAGCAGATCGAAGATGGTCAGTACGACGTGGAGTTCGATACCGACCGGCCGGACGAGTTCGGCGACCTCAACCGGACGATAGCCTCGACACGGGATGCCCTCCAGCAGCGCATCGAGGAGATCCGCGAAACACAGACTGAGCTTGAAGCATCGAATGCGAGTCTCGAAGAGCGGTCCGAGATGGTGAACGTGCTGAATCGCATCCTCCGTCACAACGTTCGGAACGAGGTGAACGTCATCACTGGACGAGCTGAATTGGCTGCGTCTCGCATCGACGACGAGGCGGCCCAAGCAGATTTAGAGGCTGTGCAGAATGCTGCGTGGGAACTCAGTACGATTTCGTCACGCACACAGCGCATCAAACAGCTGCTCGCCGAAGAGAACGCCGAGCCAGAACCCGTTGATTTGGACGATGTAGCCTCGAAGTTATCGGGGGTTGATGCCGACACCCCATGCGCAGATGTCGAATTCAACGGTGAGACAAACGACAGAGCTATCCAAGCGACACAGACGTTCCCGACCGCAGTCGCAGATGTTGTCCACCAGATCGCGACGCACAATGAAAGGGAAGTTCACGTGGATGTTACGGTCACCGTTACTGACGCTGGAACAGATGAGGAGAGGATTGTTCTCCGAATCGATGACGATGCCGACGGACTCCCCGAATTAGATGTTCAAGCTGTCAACGCAGGCGAGGAGAGCCCGCTCAATCACGCGGAGGGGCTGGCGCTCTGGTGTCTCGAATGGACAGTGACGAAATCTGGTGGGGAACTACATGTCGCTCCCGAGGATACGACTCTCAAAATCAAGCTCCCTACTGCTTCAACCGGCCCGTAGACAGCTATTCGCTATTTTTACTTATTGCTCACAGCGACTATCGGAGTACTAGTTCCTGTATCTCTTGATGGGTGATCCAAGAGTTAACCAACACCTCTGCGTTTGAGGGGGAGTATGTTGGTTAAGTTTTTCAGCGCCCGCGGAGGGGCGGAGGCGCGTTCTGACCTCCGTCGAATAATGACTGAACCCTATCTCACGACGGTCCTCGAGGAAGCCGAGCACGTCGCCGAGCAGCACGATCAGGTCGCCCGAACGACAGACAACCAAGCCCACGAGTACCTCCGATACACCGTTCTTCGGGTGCTTGAAGGCGAGGCGGACCACCTCCCAGCAGACTGGATGCCGGTCGATGGCGTGACCGTCGGCTACGGGAGCGATGAAGCGATGTTCAATAGCTGGGGCTCCAGCGAAGACTGGTGGGAGACCGTCCCGCCGCAGGAGGCGTGTACCCGCTTCCGGGTGTTCTTCCCGGACGACCACCAGACGGTTCCCCGCGATATCGTCGACGTGATGGCCGCACTCGGTGCCTGGCGCGTCTGGACTGGGAGCGCAGCCGCGTGCGGCTCCTACGACCATCGCGAGCGCCGCGAGGTCCATTACCTCTGGCCGGAAGGCCATCCGGTCGAGGAAGTGCTCCACGAGCGGCTCAGTGGCCCTGCGGAAGCCGTCGCTCCCGACGGTGGCCGAACGGGCGATGTTCGCGACCGACTGGTCGTCGACGAGAACGCACAGTCGCAGGACGATCTCGAGCCCCGCACGAAGCGTGCCGTCGCCGAAGCGATGGACGTCTCACTCCTCTCGAAAGGTGGCCGCTACGAGGTGCAGTCCGTGTCCGGCAACAGGTACGAAGTCGACGTCGTCGACGAATCGTGTACCTGTCCCGACTGGCAGCAGCGTTCACCCGAAGGCGGCTGCAAACACCTGCGTCGCGTCGATCACGAGATCAAACGGGGCCGTGTTCCGCGTCCGGATGGCCGACTCCCAGCTGAGCTGCGGAGTAACTACCCCGAACCAACGGTTACAACACGGGACAGTTGTAGGCGGGCGTTCCCGCGTTATAGACTGTACCGCTCGCCGTCCTCGGGAACGTGTACATCCTCTGTCTCTGCCCGCAGTTCCTCGCGCGACAGCAAGCATGGTTGATCGCCTCCACGTGGACGACCACTATTTCGGCGTCAGTGGCCTCTCGGACAGCGTTGATGTCCTCGACCCCCATCGTGATGGGTTCGCCCTGATCGAACTGCGCTTCGCCGCCGTTGAGAACCACCAGATCGGGTTCGTACTGGTCAAGTGTCTCCTCGACCGGTTCGTACCAGATCGTGTCCCCGGCGACATACACTGTCTCGTCGCCCTCGAAAACGAAGCCCGAGACCGGACCCATTCCTCGGCGAGGTCGCCGTGCCCGTGCTGGCCCGGCGTCCGGTGGATTGTGACTCCCTCGAAGGTGGTTTCGTCGTCGACGGGGCGAACATCAGTGAAGCCCTCGTCAGTGAAGGCGTCGGCTTCCTCGGGCTGACAGAACAGCGGCACGTCGGCATCGAGTTCCTCTCTGGCCGCTTCGTCCCAGTGGTCGGGGTGGCGGTGCGTAACGACCACAGCGTCGTAGGTGAGATCAACGTCGGGCAGCGGAACAAGCGGATTCCGATCCTGATTCGCCGTGGTGAGGAACTCCGGAACTGCCGGGTTGTCTGTCACCGTCGGCATCTCGCCCTCCGGCGTGAACATCGGATCCACGAGGAACGTCGTGTCACCGACGTCCAGGAGGATAGTCGCGTTACGAATCAGCTGAACACTCGCACCAGTCGTTGCCATACCCGGCCCTACGAGATTCTTAGGGATGGGATTTACTTCGACATATTCCAACCGTCGAAGAGTTCGACGTGCAGTTTACTGGATGAACTCAATGTCCTCGGGGTCGAGATCCACGTCGAGATCCACGTCGAGCGAATCGGCGGCGAACTGTTGTGCCAGCCACGCTTCCGCTCGGTTGAGACGGTACTGGAACGTCGACCGTGACACACCGACATCTTCAGCGATTTCCGCGACCGATTGCTGCCGTGGCTCTTCGTAGTACCCACGTTCGATTGCAGCTTCAAGCGCAGACTTCTGTTCGGGCGTGAGAGTTTGCTGGACGCGGCCGTCGTCGACCAAGCATGGCGGTGTACCGAGTCGTTCAACAGTCAGCGACAGCCCCTCTCGCAGGTTCGCTCGGACTTCCTCGTGAATTGCTGATACTGTCCCGTCGATAAGCATCCGCCACCGGTATTGGTCACCACGTCGCTCCGTGCGCATTATCAACCCCTCGCCGATGTGCTTCGCCGCGACCAAGGGAATCGACCGTGAACCATCACCTTCCCGCCGAAGCCAGTGAATCTTCCGTGATTCCGCATTCGACGAGAGGATCGTGTATTCGTATTCGGTCACGGGTGCCTCACACATTCCGGTTGTGCCCGGAGAATCTGCGACGCGTTCCAGTGCGTCGTCGAACTCGTCGAGGACAGCAGCGGGGCCGACGATCTTCTCAATACCCCACACCGCCTCGTTGGTCGCACTGATCTCCATCGACCGGGCATACAGATCCGGGTTGTCGATGAAGAGATCCATCACCCCGTCAACCCCCTTCTCGTATTCGACTGTGAAGACGAATTCCCGCATGATACCAGCCGTTCGGGCTTGCTGGATAAAACCTGTTTGACGCAACCCGTGAATCATCTGTGACGACAGCCGCCATCAGGTGCCAATTTAAGTGACGATATTGTGAGGAACCTACTCCACGGGACGGACTGTGTCGCCATCCCGACGGACCCGGTCGAACGTTGAGAGATACGCGATCCGGTCGTGAACCTCCTCGTCATCCAGCTCCAGTTCCGCGGCCAGTTCGTCGACGGTCATCGGTTCATCGAGTGCCTGGAGGACTTCGAGCCCCCGGTAGTACCTATTCGTGAGCTCTTGGACGCGGCCCTCGATCGGCGTGGTCACTCCGTACCGCTCCTCGAGTTCGACCAGGGCCTCGTTCGCGAACGTGGCGAACTGATCGTCACCCAGGCGTTCGATCTGGGCTTCGAGTTCATCCCGGACGACGTCGTAATTGAGGCCGGCCTGCACGAGCATATTCATGTCCTCGATGTCGTCGTCGCGGCCTGCGATCGCCTTGAACAGGAAGATATCCTCGTTGCTGACTAGCCGGACCGTCAGTCGATCCGTGTCGAGGAACGGCTCGCTGCGCTCTTGCATGCTGTCGGTGAGCACGAGCTTGTTCGCGACCTGCTGGTTGAAGATGTCGAGGCGACACCCATCGTCGTTCTCGACGCAGCTCGTCGCCCCCAGCGCCCGGTAATCTGGGTCCAGCGATTGGACCTCCGCGTACCCGAGGTCCATCAGGACGGCCCACAGCTGACCGTACGCGTCGCCATCCGGGACGACTAGGTCGATGTCTTTCGTCGCCCCCTTGAGGTCGCGCAGCGACATCGCGCCACCACCGATCAGGTAGACCGTGAGCGGTTCAGATAACCCATCCCCGATTCGCTGGAATTCGTTCTCGATGTACTCGCGTCCGAATGTTGGTCTCATTGTGGTAGTGGCACCTCGTAGTCAGCCGCCAGTTTCTGAAACTCGTCCCACTCCGGGAGCCGGTCATCGTCGACCTCGCCGTGCGTCTCGAGGTAGCGGAGCAAGGCGTCGATTTCGGCTTCAAGGCCATACTTCGCCGCCTGCTCTCGGAGGGCCGCCTCGTCGACGTCGACGTGACTGAGCAGGAGGAGACAGTACGAGCGGTGACGGCTGCCGTCGTCGATCAGCAGCGTGTGACAACACAGCTCCGCCGGCGAAACTGCGTCAAGTTCCTCGGAGTAGACGTAGTAGCGGTGGCCGGTGAGCAGGAACTGGAGGTCGAAGGCCGCGAATCGAGCGAGGCCGGTTTC
Protein-coding sequences here:
- a CDS encoding PAS domain S-box protein — its product is MEDDPSFADLVATFLEREQDAFTVRTETDPRDALAILEADTCSVDCIVSDYDMPGLDGLAVLERVRETHPEIPFILFTGKGSEEIASEAITAGVTDYLQKAGGTEQYSVLANRIQNAVGGYRAERYMNRGLEAIETAQDGISILNEDGYIEYANTACAEILGYTREELIGLHWETFYHDDDIDAVYDVLLPEARDGRWHGTTTFVRKNGSELDIEHTLSYTEDGSLICTLSPQATVDAGESKLSAKEQAMDEAPIGILLTDPHQEDNPIIYANDEFTDLTGYGKREIIGRNCRFLQGEATEDEPVQTLRTAIDSRESATVELRNYRKDGTEFWNRVRVAPLFDDDGELDLFVGFQDDVTDRKQYEQQLQSHSARLEALFEHSPDMFAVHDIDGVIRDVNQRLCDELGYTESELLGRKVWDIDPTADPERASSFWKKLPPNTPHRFEGQLERKDGSAFPIEVHLIRLNLEGKDRFVAMDRDISDQKRRERELVQQNERLDRFTSVVSHDLRNPLQVAEGRLELLREDCDSDHIDDIDHAGPDGFTHRGLADTRSNWRGSDDT
- a CDS encoding ATP-binding protein — translated: MTLESIQLSNLVETIWETVSATDAILRVETERTVEADRDQLRQLLTNLLRNSVEHGGPAVTVTVGDTANGFYVADDGAGLPEAAGEDVFDAGYTTADNGTGFGLSIVEEVASRHGWTVTASNGACGGARFEISTE
- a CDS encoding glycine betaine ABC transporter substrate-binding protein, which gives rise to MPPMRRRFLGQIGRAGGVAVTGILSGCAKSEQPESESVTVRIGSKPFTEQKILSYLAYERLRRIDWIRAVDEIGAGNSLSNWEATASGDQHLYWEYTGTAWLQLPPRHDRRITDPESLFERVQADADSQRLQLADPAPFSNEYVIAADARWAEQTEISTISDLAAHIRNGGDTPGVAVNEEFFHRQDGWRGLASYYEIETANGEPIQTEPFIVTSIGLTYELLEQGRVQITSGFATDPQLNRSTVTVLEDDRDYFLPYQPAPTAYAPLIDEHPEVFEILSPVGSALDKSIMRNLNSRVLLDGEHPFAVATQFLEGEVLDDA
- a CDS encoding methyl-accepting chemotaxis protein, giving the protein MRRYLSSLPVLGTIIAVVRSSFRRKLTTALLVVFLIISIGTVGLYVQVGGLLEDNVEQSMTAAAETEADELREWCGKNRLVAQLLSEHPVFEDGDHTEVREYLQAQQGDRSDTEIVRAYVIDRRNQTVSVSSDGEMGGQPIEELGWTERFAFQDFDDVQVTDPYAVQNETVIGFISPIRRTPEQLLVVEIDTATIFDRFEHPVDGGFTRVVNSNGTVVFSDDAAATLTQYRDGNRRAPAVSSGLRGDSGFTESPAYETQPETEGEYVAAYAAVPNTDWVVIEHAPASEAYVITQQALRWIGGIAAFTLLALVGVVGVLGRDVTGALSRLTDRAEQIEDGQYDVEFDTDRPDEFGDLNRTIASTRDALQQRIEEIRETQTELEASNASLEERSEMVNVLNRILRHNVRNEVNVITGRAELAASRIDDEAAQADLEAVQNAAWELSTISSRTQRIKQLLAEENAEPEPVDLDDVASKLSGVDADTPCADVEFNGETNDRAIQATQTFPTAVADVVHQIATHNEREVHVDVTVTVTDAGTDEERIVLRIDDDADGLPELDVQAVNAGEESPLNHAEGLALWCLEWTVTKSGGELHVAPEDTTLKIKLPTASTGP
- a CDS encoding MBL fold metallo-hydrolase; the encoded protein is MATTGASVQLIRNATILLDVGDTTFLVDPMFTPEGEMPTVTDNPAVPEFLTTANQDRNPLVPLPDVDLTYDAVVVTHRHPDHWDEAAREELDADVPLFCQPEEADAFTDEGFTDVRPVDDETTFEGVTIHRTPGQHGHGDLAEEWVRSRASFSRATRQCMSPGTRSGTNRSRRHLTSTNPIWWFSTAAKRSSIRANPSRWGSRTSTLSERPLTPK
- a CDS encoding helix-turn-helix domain-containing protein, whose translation is MREFVFTVEYEKGVDGVMDLFIDNPDLYARSMEISATNEAVWGIEKIVGPAAVLDEFDDALERVADSPGTTGMCEAPVTEYEYTILSSNAESRKIHWLRREGDGSRSIPLVAAKHIGEGLIMRTERRGDQYRWRMLIDGTVSAIHEEVRANLREGLSLTVERLGTPPCLVDDGRVQQTLTPEQKSALEAAIERGYYEEPRQQSVAEIAEDVGVSRSTFQYRLNRAEAWLAQQFAADSLDVDLDVDLDPEDIEFIQ
- a CDS encoding DUF6036 family nucleotidyltransferase gives rise to the protein MRPTFGREYIENEFQRIGDGLSEPLTVYLIGGGAMSLRDLKGATKDIDLVVPDGDAYGQLWAVLMDLGYAEVQSLDPDYRALGATSCVENDDGCRLDIFNQQVANKLVLTDSMQERSEPFLDTDRLTVRLVSNEDIFLFKAIAGRDDDIEDMNMLVQAGLNYDVVRDELEAQIERLGDDQFATFANEALVELEERYGVTTPIEGRVQELTNRYYRGLEVLQALDEPMTVDELAAELELDDEEVHDRIAYLSTFDRVRRDGDTVRPVE